A section of the Pseudanabaena mucicola str. Chao 1806 genome encodes:
- a CDS encoding putative toxin-antitoxin system toxin component, PIN family — MNKVRYVFDTNVIISSVLFEVSKPDLAIRYALQNGNILFSLELIEELDEVLSRAKFRKYITDEEREEFLDGFIDRGILIKVVDVVKECRDPKDDKILELSLSGKADLIISGDKDLLILDPFRSIAIKSVDQFLKSIGYDAPNKEA, encoded by the coding sequence GTGAATAAAGTGCGATACGTTTTTGATACCAACGTGATTATTAGCTCAGTGCTATTTGAGGTTAGTAAGCCTGACTTAGCAATTAGATATGCACTTCAAAACGGCAACATCTTGTTCTCATTAGAACTAATAGAAGAGCTTGACGAGGTTCTCAGTCGTGCAAAATTCAGAAAATATATCACAGATGAAGAGAGAGAAGAATTTTTAGATGGCTTCATAGATAGGGGAATATTGATTAAAGTAGTAGATGTTGTCAAGGAGTGCCGTGATCCCAAAGATGATAAGATTTTAGAGTTATCTCTTAGCGGTAAAGCTGATTTGATCATCAGTGGAGATAAGGATCTATTGATTCTCGATCCGTTTCGCTCAATTGCAATAAAATCTGTTGATCAGTTTCTAAAAAGCATTGGTTATGATGCACCAAACAAAGAGGCATAA
- a CDS encoding DUF6713 family protein, translating into MRVLDQVVALNLSLVMAHQADAAYWKEWEMFGLPGGIQLFTLFNLAAFILLLWCFVAVVTRKRSGLRGSFVIAALSGVVLPIHAAFGLAGFTQFHLPVSIAIIVGTFGISLLQANLTWRARSEFTVET; encoded by the coding sequence ATGCGCGTCCTCGATCAGGTGGTTGCCCTCAACCTGTCGCTAGTTATGGCTCATCAGGCGGACGCAGCGTACTGGAAGGAGTGGGAAATGTTTGGACTCCCCGGTGGAATCCAGCTTTTCACTCTCTTCAACCTTGCCGCATTTATTCTCTTGCTGTGGTGCTTTGTGGCAGTGGTTACACGCAAGCGTTCAGGGCTAAGAGGCTCATTCGTTATCGCTGCGCTTTCGGGAGTTGTCCTACCGATTCATGCTGCCTTTGGTCTCGCTGGCTTCACACAGTTTCATCTGCCCGTCTCCATCGCAATAATCGTCGGTACCTTTGGCATCTCCCTTTTGCAAGCAAACCTTACATGGCGCGCTCGTTCAGAATTTACGGTTGAGACCTAG